A portion of the Melanotaenia boesemani isolate fMelBoe1 chromosome 2, fMelBoe1.pri, whole genome shotgun sequence genome contains these proteins:
- the prpsap1 gene encoding phosphoribosyl pyrophosphate synthase-associated protein 1 isoform X1, whose protein sequence is MNVAKSGYRAFSANSSAACTELAKKITERLGVELGKSVVFQESNRETRVDVKESVRGQTIFIIQTIPRDVNTAIMELLIMAYALKTSCAKNIIGVIPYFPYSKQCKMRKRGSIVCKLLASMLAKAGLTHIITMDLHQKEIQGFFSFPVDNLRASPFLIQYIQEEIPDYRNAIIVAKSPAAAKRAQSYAERLRLGLAVIHGEAQCSESDMADGRHSPPCVRNTTGHTGLELPSGKQQAPFPGIELPIMMAKEKPPITVVGDVGGRIAIIVDDIIDDVGDFVAAAEILKERGAYKIYIMATHGLLSADAPRLIEESAIDEVVVTNTVPHEVQKLQCPKIKTVDVSMILAEAIRRIHNGESMAYLFRNITVDD, encoded by the exons ATGAATGTCGCTAAAAGTGGATACCGCGCATTTTCCGCAAACTCTTCTGCAGCATGCACTGAATTGGCTAAGAAGATAACCGA acgactgggagttgagcttggaAAATCTGTGGTTTTTCAAGAATCCAACAGAG AGACTAGAGTGGATGTGAAAGAATCTGTTCGTGGGCAGACTATTTTCATTATCCAGACCATACCAAG AGATGTCAACACGGCCATCATGGAGCTTCTTATCATGGCTTATGCCCTCAAGACCTCTTGTGCAAAGAACATTATTGGAGTCATTCCTTACTTTCCCTACAGCAAACAGTGCAAGATGAGAAAGAGAGGTTCCATAGTGTGCAAATTATTAGCTTCAATGTTGGCCAAAGCAG gATTAACACACATCATCACCATGGACTTGCATCAGAAGGAGATACAAGGCTTTTTCAGCTTTCCTGTTGACAACCTGCGTGCCTCCCCTTTCTTGATTCAGTACATCCAAGAAGAG ATTCCTGATTACAGAAACGCCATAATAGTAGCAAAGTCACCTGCTGCAGCTAAAAG AGCTCAGTCTTACGCAGAACGGCTCCGTTTGGGTCTGGCTGTGATTCATGGTGAAGCTCAGTGTTCAGAGTCTGACATGGCTGATGGAAGACATTCTCCACCATGTGTGCGTAACACCACAGGACACACAGGACTGGAGCTACCTT CAGGCAAACAACAGGCTCCGTTCCCTGGCATAGAGCTCCCAA taatgATGGCCAAGGAGAAACCTCCAATTACTGTAGTTGGAGATGTGGGTGGGAGAATCGCCATCATAGTA GATGACATTATAGACGATGTAGGAGACtttgttgcagctgcagagatCCTGAAAGAGAGAGGGGCCTATAAAATCTATATTATGGCCACGCATGGTTTACTTTCTGCAGATGCTCCACGTCTCATAGAGGAATCTGCCATTGATGAG GTAGTCGTCACGAACACTGTGCCCCATGAAGTGCAGAAGCTGCAGTGTCCAAAAATCAAGACCGTGGATGTCAGCATGATACTGGCTGAGGCTATCCGTCGCATTCATAATGGAGAGTCTATGGCCTACCTGTTCCGCAACATCACTGTGGATGACTAG
- the prpsap1 gene encoding phosphoribosyl pyrophosphate synthase-associated protein 1 isoform X2: MNVAKSGYRAFSANSSAACTELAKKITERLGVELGKSVVFQESNRETRVDVKESVRGQTIFIIQTIPRDVNTAIMELLIMAYALKTSCAKNIIGVIPYFPYSKQCKMRKRGSIVCKLLASMLAKAGLTHIITMDLHQKEIQGFFSFPVDNLRASPFLIQYIQEEIPDYRNAIIVAKSPAAAKRAQSYAERLRLGLAVIHGEAQCSESDMADGRHSPPCVRNTTGHTGLELPLMMAKEKPPITVVGDVGGRIAIIVDDIIDDVGDFVAAAEILKERGAYKIYIMATHGLLSADAPRLIEESAIDEVVVTNTVPHEVQKLQCPKIKTVDVSMILAEAIRRIHNGESMAYLFRNITVDD; this comes from the exons ATGAATGTCGCTAAAAGTGGATACCGCGCATTTTCCGCAAACTCTTCTGCAGCATGCACTGAATTGGCTAAGAAGATAACCGA acgactgggagttgagcttggaAAATCTGTGGTTTTTCAAGAATCCAACAGAG AGACTAGAGTGGATGTGAAAGAATCTGTTCGTGGGCAGACTATTTTCATTATCCAGACCATACCAAG AGATGTCAACACGGCCATCATGGAGCTTCTTATCATGGCTTATGCCCTCAAGACCTCTTGTGCAAAGAACATTATTGGAGTCATTCCTTACTTTCCCTACAGCAAACAGTGCAAGATGAGAAAGAGAGGTTCCATAGTGTGCAAATTATTAGCTTCAATGTTGGCCAAAGCAG gATTAACACACATCATCACCATGGACTTGCATCAGAAGGAGATACAAGGCTTTTTCAGCTTTCCTGTTGACAACCTGCGTGCCTCCCCTTTCTTGATTCAGTACATCCAAGAAGAG ATTCCTGATTACAGAAACGCCATAATAGTAGCAAAGTCACCTGCTGCAGCTAAAAG AGCTCAGTCTTACGCAGAACGGCTCCGTTTGGGTCTGGCTGTGATTCATGGTGAAGCTCAGTGTTCAGAGTCTGACATGGCTGATGGAAGACATTCTCCACCATGTGTGCGTAACACCACAGGACACACAGGACTGGAGCTACCTT taatgATGGCCAAGGAGAAACCTCCAATTACTGTAGTTGGAGATGTGGGTGGGAGAATCGCCATCATAGTA GATGACATTATAGACGATGTAGGAGACtttgttgcagctgcagagatCCTGAAAGAGAGAGGGGCCTATAAAATCTATATTATGGCCACGCATGGTTTACTTTCTGCAGATGCTCCACGTCTCATAGAGGAATCTGCCATTGATGAG GTAGTCGTCACGAACACTGTGCCCCATGAAGTGCAGAAGCTGCAGTGTCCAAAAATCAAGACCGTGGATGTCAGCATGATACTGGCTGAGGCTATCCGTCGCATTCATAATGGAGAGTCTATGGCCTACCTGTTCCGCAACATCACTGTGGATGACTAG
- the rasd4 gene encoding rasd family member 4 — translation MSFEVKEKTEVRLVFLGAGGVGKTALIQRFLKDSFEPKHRRTVEELHRMEYEVGGVKVIINIMDTSGSYSFPAMRKLCIQNSDAFALVYAVDDPDSLEAVKSLREEILEVKEDKYTPIVVIGNKIDRHNERRVSNEDILSTVDMDWNHIFVESSAKDNINVLEAFRELLQQANLPCRLSPALCNRRETFPKESNKRPPMNKTNSCLIS, via the coding sequence ATGTCCTTCGAGGTGAAAGAGAAGACAGAGGTGCGTTTGGTGTTTCTGGGGGCAGGTGGAGTGGGGAAAACAGCCCTCATCCAACGCTTCCTTAAAGACTCTTTTGAGCCAAAGCACCGGCGCACAGTGGAGGAGCTCCACAGGATGGAGTATGAGGTCGGGGGGGTCAAagtcatcatcaacatcatggACACCAGTGGCAGCTACTCTTTCCCTGCTATGCGTAAGCTCTGCATCCAGAACAGTGATGCTTTTGCACTCGTCTACGCTGTAGATGACCCTGACTCTCTGGAGGCTGTCAAGAGTCTGCGAGAAGAGATCCTGGAGGTCAAAGAGGACAAGTACACACCAATCGTTGTAATAGGCAACAAAATAGACCGCCACAACGAGCGCCGGGTGTCCAATGAGGACATTCTATCCACAGTGGACATGGACTGGAACCACATCTTCGTGGAGTCCTCGGCCAAAGACAACATCAATGTGCTGGAGGCTTtcagagagctgctgcagcaggcCAACTTGCCCTGTCGGCTCAGTCCAGCGCTGTGCAACAGACGGGAAACTTTCCCCAAGGAGAGCAACAAAAGACCCCCCATGAACAAGACCAACAGCTGCCTCATTTCATAG